TCTAGCGGTTACCAAATTCTTCTGGTAAAATCTATATAATTTACAAATGAGGGGTTTTTGATGTGGGGGAGAATGTTGTTTTAGTAAAACCAAATGTTGATTTAAGAGAGGAATATCTTTCTTTTTACAAGGAATGGAAAGAAAGCGGGGAAACGATGGTTCCTTGGGTAATAAGTAAAGATCCAACGGACTTCCTAGGAATGGTAAAAGATTTATTAGCACAGGAAAAAGGTGAGAATCTCCCAGAAGGATGGGTACCTGATTCTACGTATTGGTTAGTAAATGATTCACGTAAAATATTGGGGGCTGTCAATATAAGGCATGGGTTAACCGAAGCCCTAAAAAACAGTGGTGGTCATATTGGATATGGGATTCGACCTTCAGAAAGAAGGAAAGGGTTTGCTACCAAACTACTGTCTCTAGCTTTGGAAAAAATAGAAGAGCTTGGCGTAAAGAAGGTTCTAGTGGTTTGTGACGAAGATAATATTGCTTCTGCTAAAACTATATTGAACAACGGTGGAGTACCTGACATCGACTATGTCGAGGAAGACGGAAATGTCATTAAGCGTTTTTGGATTAACATCTAATGGATTTCAATAAAAACTGACAGGACTTGGTAAAATTGGTCCTGTCTTTTATTTACTTTGTTAGTCGACATAATAAAACTATTGTTAACAAATGACGATAAAACAGTTACCTTTACTCCGCTCTAGGAAACAATATTCATAAAATCTTGTCTTATATAAAGGCGGAGGTGCATAGAATGTACAAGCTAATTCTTACATAAGAGGTCTGGGGTGGATGAATGAGTATTACTGTCTTTATTAGTTATATTTTTTTAGGGCTAACTCTAGCTGCACCGATTGGTCCAGTAAATTCTGTTCGATTAGATAAAGGAATCAAGAACGGTTTTTGGCATGCATGGATTGTGGGAGTAGGATCGATGATTGCAGATGCTATTTTCATGCTACTAGTCTACTTAGGTGTTGTGCACTTTATAGATGCCACTCCGGTGCAAACATTTCTGTGGTTATTTGGAGCTTTTGTCCTCATTTACAGTGGAGTCGAAAGTATAGTAGGTGCACAAAAATTAACGTTGAATGATAGTCGCGAGAAGGAATCGTTATTTAAATGTTTTTTTTCAGGATTTATCATGTCCATTTCAAGTCCCTTATCCATTTTA
This DNA window, taken from Bacillus carboniphilus, encodes the following:
- a CDS encoding GNAT family N-acetyltransferase, which gives rise to MGENVVLVKPNVDLREEYLSFYKEWKESGETMVPWVISKDPTDFLGMVKDLLAQEKGENLPEGWVPDSTYWLVNDSRKILGAVNIRHGLTEALKNSGGHIGYGIRPSERRKGFATKLLSLALEKIEELGVKKVLVVCDEDNIASAKTILNNGGVPDIDYVEEDGNVIKRFWINI
- a CDS encoding LysE family transporter, with the protein product MSITVFISYIFLGLTLAAPIGPVNSVRLDKGIKNGFWHAWIVGVGSMIADAIFMLLVYLGVVHFIDATPVQTFLWLFGAFVLIYSGVESIVGAQKLTLNDSREKESLFKCFFSGFIMSISSPLSILFWLGIYGSVLAKTAVSYGTSELLIYSSMIFLGLTLWDIFVAGLTSSFRRFLTNRSLMVISQLSGLSLIGFGVYFGYHGIQALIH